The Bacillus sp. Y1 genome has a window encoding:
- a CDS encoding ribonuclease H-like YkuK family protein → MSFEDIFERIITFMQLHPSGNYRLMVGTDSQVHHNRTLFISGVVIQNIGKGAWACIRKVVEPREMKQLHERISYETTLTERIVSLFTEAHKNRLIDIVLPHIYHGASFTMEGHIDIGSGQRNKTREYVEEMVTRIESMGFEPKIKPDSFVASSYANRYTK, encoded by the coding sequence ATGTCATTTGAAGATATATTTGAAAGAATTATTACGTTTATGCAGCTGCACCCCAGTGGTAACTACCGACTGATGGTTGGTACAGACTCACAGGTTCATCATAATCGTACCCTTTTTATAAGTGGAGTTGTCATTCAAAACATCGGTAAAGGTGCCTGGGCCTGTATTCGGAAGGTTGTAGAACCTAGAGAAATGAAACAGCTTCATGAGAGGATTTCCTATGAAACGACTCTTACCGAAAGAATTGTGTCCCTATTTACCGAAGCACATAAAAATCGTCTTATTGATATCGTTCTTCCCCATATATACCATGGTGCCTCGTTCACGATGGAAGGACATATTGATATTGGTTCAGGTCAGCGAAACAAAACCCGTGAATACGTGGAAGAAATGGTCACAAGAATCGAATCAATGGGTTTTGAACCTAAGATCAAGCCTGACTCCTTCGTTGCCTCCAGCTATGCAAATCGTTATACAAAATAA
- a CDS encoding inorganic phosphate transporter, which yields MDALFVITILIVIGALAFDFINGFHDTANAIATAVSTKALKPRHAIILAAVMNFLGAMTFTGVAKTITKDIVDPFTLQNGSLVILAALIAAIFWNLLTWYYGIPSSSSHAIIGSIAGAAIAAAGFTSLNYNGFLKILQALIFSPILAFVAGYIVYSIFKVIFKNNNLAKTNRSFRTFQIFTAALQAYTHGTNDAQKAMGIITMALIANGFTTSTDIPFWVQFSCAVAMGLGTSVGGWKIIKTVGGKIMKIRPVNGVAADLTGAMIIFGATYIHLPVSTTHVISSSILGVGASHRLKGVKWGTAQRMLITWVITLPISATIAALCYFVLNMIF from the coding sequence ATGGATGCATTATTTGTGATAACGATTTTAATAGTGATCGGTGCCCTTGCATTTGACTTTATTAATGGCTTTCACGATACAGCAAATGCGATTGCGACTGCTGTTTCTACAAAAGCGTTAAAACCAAGGCACGCGATTATCCTTGCTGCAGTCATGAACTTCTTAGGAGCAATGACATTCACAGGTGTTGCAAAAACAATAACAAAAGACATTGTCGATCCCTTCACTCTTCAAAACGGATCACTTGTTATTTTAGCCGCCTTAATTGCAGCGATTTTTTGGAACTTACTAACTTGGTATTATGGTATTCCAAGTAGCTCGTCTCATGCCATTATCGGATCCATTGCGGGTGCAGCCATTGCTGCTGCCGGATTCACTTCATTGAATTACAATGGATTCTTAAAAATCTTACAAGCTTTGATTTTTTCACCGATCCTTGCGTTTGTTGCTGGATATATCGTATATAGTATTTTTAAAGTGATCTTTAAGAACAATAATTTAGCTAAAACTAACAGAAGTTTCCGTACTTTTCAAATTTTCACAGCTGCCCTGCAAGCTTATACACATGGAACAAACGACGCTCAAAAAGCGATGGGGATTATTACGATGGCATTGATCGCCAACGGGTTTACTACTTCTACAGATATTCCTTTCTGGGTTCAATTTTCCTGTGCGGTAGCTATGGGATTAGGAACAAGTGTTGGTGGTTGGAAAATCATCAAGACAGTTGGTGGAAAAATTATGAAAATTAGACCTGTTAATGGGGTAGCCGCTGACTTAACTGGAGCAATGATCATTTTTGGTGCAACGTATATTCACCTACCAGTAAGTACAACTCATGTTATTTCGTCCTCCATTTTAGGAGTGGGTGCTTCTCACCGTCTGAAGGGTGTGAAATGGGGAACAGCTCAAAGAATGCTAATCACTTGGGTTATTACCTTACCAATTTCAGCGACTATCGCAGCTCTATGCTATTTTGTCCTTAATATGATTTTTTAA
- a CDS encoding DUF2533 family protein gives MSVHKDLSDHAKKLNAILTQYANLDREREFYIEEALSLYERGLPFTTDNINSITIQMNKLSNKIENLPPRKLVTKEMVEEYANRRK, from the coding sequence GTGAGTGTACATAAAGATTTATCTGATCATGCGAAAAAACTAAACGCTATTTTAACCCAATACGCAAATCTTGACCGTGAACGGGAATTCTACATAGAAGAAGCATTATCTCTTTATGAAAGAGGCCTTCCCTTCACTACAGATAATATTAATTCTATTACGATTCAAATGAACAAACTTTCTAATAAAATTGAAAATCTTCCACCTCGAAAACTTGTAACCAAGGAAATGGTCGAAGAATATGCAAATAGACGAAAATAA
- a CDS encoding helicase-related protein, with translation MLLQKIHDESIVHTKMKIHQDIESFFEQQEERPNFEEYLRARGHYLDQIWVNVWLTRVSNQVPRVDKKDFLQDRGIETEGMARKMIDHLFRTEVREYAPFKVTDWLEETYAQEFEKWNDLYDHTMEQVQKRKEATQKLIKKESVLEAIKEKALDVFSSGYQGLYLYIRYLVGLQMKADLQSKPRYKRLDTYALEEKLEIEGSFEDLREQSFSLFLDELTGDIQKTNYDGRFYYEYETYGDLYSSFVWKNLLSLAPSKVMTNLDDETKNDYIQLTGQTLSKSKMKELVEEELESLFSKMLSELEDEYIDHLLQAVDTPYDLDFHSKLYEEQKAERENRKAEEEAERQRKIEEEERMMDDIFGREYGVIYDPNVEYVIHVGETNTGKTHHALERMKKATSGLYLGPLRLLALEVYDKLNAEGIPCSLKTGEEEKLTPGASHIASTVEMFHEKDRYDCIVIDEAQMITDKDRGFSWFKAITKARAREVHIIGSRNSKNMILQLLGESKAEIHEYKRDIPLEVEGNEFSIKHVRKGDALICFSRRRVLETASRLQNDRHSVSVIYGSMPPETRKKQIQQFIEGKSKVIVSTDAIGMGLNLPIRRIVFLENEKFDGTRRRLLTSQEIKQIAGRAGRKGIYDVGKVAFTKDIRLMRRKLEQEDEPVHTFAIAPTTGVLERFQTYYRDLGTFFELWDRFKNPRGTEKASLAEERELYNIVKETEIEARLSLQDLYGFLHLPFASREQALIQQWYETIFAIINNEDLPEPNIKKRTLEDLELSYKKLGLHLLFLYRLDRRTEAIYWERVRDELSDEVHEKLQTDVGSFAKKCRSCGRHLPWNYEFPICDQCHSARYKRS, from the coding sequence ATGTTATTACAAAAAATACATGATGAAAGTATTGTACATACAAAAATGAAAATCCATCAGGATATAGAGTCATTCTTCGAGCAACAGGAAGAGAGGCCTAACTTTGAGGAGTATTTACGGGCAAGGGGTCATTATTTGGATCAAATATGGGTAAATGTTTGGCTTACAAGAGTGTCTAACCAGGTTCCACGAGTAGATAAAAAGGATTTTTTGCAGGACCGTGGGATTGAAACAGAGGGAATGGCTAGAAAAATGATTGACCACCTGTTTCGAACAGAAGTCAGAGAGTATGCCCCTTTTAAAGTAACAGACTGGCTCGAGGAAACATATGCTCAGGAATTCGAAAAATGGAATGATTTATATGACCATACAATGGAGCAAGTTCAAAAAAGAAAAGAAGCGACTCAGAAATTAATTAAAAAGGAGTCTGTCCTAGAAGCGATAAAGGAAAAGGCTTTGGATGTATTCTCTAGCGGCTATCAAGGTCTTTATTTGTATATTAGATATTTAGTTGGATTACAGATGAAAGCAGATCTTCAATCCAAGCCTAGATATAAAAGGCTTGATACATATGCATTAGAAGAGAAGCTTGAAATAGAAGGCAGCTTTGAAGATCTTCGTGAACAGTCCTTTTCTCTCTTTTTGGATGAGCTAACAGGGGATATTCAAAAAACGAATTATGATGGCAGGTTTTATTATGAATATGAAACCTATGGCGACTTATATAGTTCCTTCGTTTGGAAAAATCTTTTGTCTCTTGCTCCATCAAAAGTGATGACAAATCTTGATGATGAAACGAAAAATGATTATATCCAGCTAACTGGCCAAACTCTTTCGAAATCAAAGATGAAGGAGCTTGTGGAAGAAGAGCTTGAATCTTTATTTTCCAAAATGCTTTCTGAATTAGAAGATGAATATATTGATCACTTGTTACAAGCAGTGGATACACCTTATGATCTTGATTTTCATAGCAAATTATATGAAGAGCAAAAAGCAGAAAGAGAGAACCGGAAAGCCGAGGAGGAGGCGGAACGACAAAGAAAGATCGAAGAAGAAGAGCGGATGATGGACGATATATTTGGCAGGGAATATGGAGTGATCTATGATCCAAATGTTGAATATGTCATCCATGTAGGAGAAACAAATACGGGTAAAACACATCATGCTCTTGAAAGAATGAAAAAAGCAACAAGCGGCCTCTACCTTGGACCACTTAGACTTCTCGCACTTGAGGTATATGATAAATTAAATGCGGAAGGCATACCTTGTTCTTTAAAAACAGGTGAAGAAGAGAAATTGACTCCAGGAGCAAGCCACATTGCTTCAACCGTTGAAATGTTCCATGAAAAAGATCGATACGATTGTATAGTGATTGATGAAGCTCAAATGATTACTGATAAGGATAGAGGGTTTTCGTGGTTTAAGGCGATTACGAAAGCAAGAGCTCGAGAAGTTCATATCATAGGTAGCAGAAATTCGAAAAATATGATTTTACAATTACTAGGAGAATCGAAAGCGGAAATTCATGAATATAAACGGGACATTCCGCTTGAGGTGGAAGGAAATGAATTTTCCATCAAACATGTGCGAAAGGGCGATGCACTAATTTGCTTTTCTCGTCGAAGAGTGTTAGAAACGGCATCAAGACTTCAAAACGATCGTCATTCGGTCAGTGTGATTTATGGAAGCATGCCCCCTGAGACAAGAAAAAAACAAATTCAACAATTCATTGAAGGAAAGTCGAAGGTCATTGTTTCAACGGATGCAATTGGGATGGGTCTTAATTTACCGATACGTCGAATTGTATTTTTAGAAAATGAGAAATTTGATGGTACAAGAAGAAGGCTTTTAACTTCACAGGAAATCAAGCAAATTGCCGGGAGGGCAGGCAGAAAAGGGATTTATGATGTTGGAAAAGTGGCATTTACAAAGGATATTCGGCTTATGAGAAGGAAACTAGAACAAGAAGATGAACCAGTTCATACTTTTGCAATTGCCCCTACAACCGGAGTGTTGGAAAGGTTTCAAACGTATTATCGTGATCTTGGTACTTTTTTTGAATTATGGGATCGCTTTAAAAATCCAAGGGGTACGGAAAAGGCAAGCTTAGCTGAAGAGCGGGAGCTGTACAACATCGTGAAAGAAACTGAAATTGAAGCCCGTCTTTCTTTACAGGATTTATATGGATTTTTACATCTTCCGTTTGCATCAAGGGAGCAAGCCTTAATTCAGCAATGGTATGAAACGATTTTTGCAATCATCAATAACGAAGACCTGCCAGAACCAAATATAAAAAAGCGAACATTGGAGGACCTCGAGTTATCGTATAAAAAATTAGGATTACATTTATTGTTTTTATATCGGTTAGATCGGAGAACAGAGGCAATTTATTGGGAAAGAGTAAGGGATGAGTTGAGTGACGAGGTCCATGAAAAGCTTCAAACAGATGTTGGTTCATTTGCAAAAAAATGCCGTAGTTGTGGACGTCATTTGCCATGGAATTATGAATTTCCTATTTGTGACCAATGCCATTCAGCACGTTATAAAAGATCATAA
- a CDS encoding DUF47 domain-containing protein, with protein MVFKKKDKFNTLLSSIAQNLKEGADYFADYKLKNVSDLKIFSETLKDYETKGDTYVHEVIKELNNAFITPIEREDILLLAMSMDDVIDGIEHCAAMFEMYNITQADEFMLKFVEAIRNCAIEIQQSVELLSTKKLPSIREHAIKIKDYESKCDGILRQSIKHLFSVEKDPIRVIQYKEIYEELEEIADSCQGVANTLETIIMKNA; from the coding sequence ATGGTTTTCAAGAAGAAAGACAAGTTTAATACTTTGTTAAGCAGCATTGCACAAAACCTTAAAGAAGGTGCAGATTATTTCGCTGATTACAAGTTGAAAAATGTGAGCGATCTAAAAATATTCTCCGAGACTCTAAAGGACTACGAAACTAAAGGAGATACATATGTACACGAAGTAATAAAAGAGTTAAATAACGCTTTTATTACTCCTATTGAGCGTGAAGACATCCTTCTTCTAGCTATGAGTATGGATGATGTAATTGATGGAATTGAGCATTGTGCAGCTATGTTTGAAATGTACAATATTACTCAAGCTGACGAATTCATGTTGAAGTTTGTAGAGGCTATCAGAAACTGTGCGATTGAAATTCAGCAATCGGTTGAACTGCTTTCAACAAAAAAGCTTCCATCAATTCGTGAACACGCGATTAAAATTAAAGACTATGAGTCAAAATGTGATGGAATCCTTCGTCAGTCAATCAAGCATTTATTCTCAGTAGAAAAAGACCCAATTCGTGTTATTCAATACAAAGAAATTTACGAAGAACTTGAAGAGATTGCTGATAGCTGTCAAGGCGTGGCAAACACACTTGAAACCATCATCATGAAAAATGCATAA
- a CDS encoding AAA domain-containing protein — translation MATYLQLWQKALQIEISYLKKYGSTRYRLTHGYAINERAPYIYYFNTASTTTSIPIGSKVTLWWGERKIAGRVLSSEGKSMMVELEQYIGAVLSELMLQYDPWELLDELINRLQDIRSSKKKRARIQKMLEPTMVPLHPIEKIKTNVHELVLRSKYNPITFVWGPPGTGKTYTLARVIANKYLKGKKVLVLSQSNQAVDVLMLEIMRFVDKQNMLQVGELLRYGSQVSEILQDTPLTIDFLLKKNHPELSKQREEIRNERHLLKKDLGGSFSTRDSETLLEVERKLAQVLDKIRAKEMTFVKDAEVIGTTLAKAATDPSIYEKEYDLVIIDEVSMAYIPQVAFAVSLGKKSIVCGDFKQLPPIAHANHPLVNEWLKEDVFHKSGVVEGLKEGALHPHLFLLSEQRRMHPDISAFTNQFVYFGMVKDYKSMYTVREPIANRAPFPKMASILLDTSHMGEYCMRSTSGSRFNLLQVLLSFQVIHELFVGGSKNIGYTTPYRAQAELMDTLLQDLYNQQLQNGEILSATVHKFQGSEREVMVFDTVDSFPESRPSMLLTGKESERLINVAVTRTKGKFVHLANRNYIKQKVYRDKTIRKLVEFQESTNQLITSGQIGNWIKNQHEEVTWMHAKKLEKLMSDVRSAKSEILVSLPEGKVLSDEWNRLLQGSSVKLIFRQEEKQPPFPFVMVDNKILWLGVPYEAANGTLPPYISVRVHSERLCTYFLSQL, via the coding sequence ATGGCAACTTATTTACAACTTTGGCAGAAGGCACTGCAAATAGAGATTTCATATTTGAAAAAGTACGGTAGTACAAGGTATCGCCTTACTCATGGCTACGCGATTAACGAGAGGGCACCTTATATTTATTATTTTAATACGGCATCAACAACGACGAGTATTCCAATTGGGTCTAAAGTAACGTTATGGTGGGGAGAGCGAAAAATTGCAGGTAGAGTTTTATCATCAGAAGGAAAAAGTATGATGGTAGAACTCGAACAATATATTGGAGCTGTCTTAAGTGAACTCATGCTCCAATATGATCCATGGGAACTTTTAGATGAATTAATTAATCGACTTCAAGACATTCGTTCAAGCAAGAAGAAAAGGGCCAGGATTCAAAAGATGTTGGAGCCAACCATGGTGCCGCTTCATCCAATAGAAAAAATAAAAACGAATGTACATGAGCTAGTGCTCAGGTCAAAATACAATCCAATTACCTTTGTTTGGGGCCCACCTGGAACTGGAAAAACATACACACTAGCTAGGGTTATTGCAAATAAATATTTAAAAGGGAAAAAGGTTCTTGTTTTGTCTCAAAGTAACCAAGCTGTTGATGTGTTAATGTTAGAGATAATGCGTTTTGTTGACAAGCAAAATATGCTACAGGTTGGAGAACTTCTTCGATATGGATCACAAGTAAGTGAAATATTACAGGACACTCCTTTAACTATTGATTTTTTATTAAAAAAAAATCACCCTGAACTTTCAAAGCAAAGAGAAGAAATTAGAAATGAGAGGCATCTACTAAAAAAAGATTTAGGAGGTTCTTTCTCCACTAGAGACTCTGAAACACTTTTAGAAGTAGAAAGAAAGCTAGCTCAAGTACTAGATAAAATTCGTGCGAAAGAAATGACGTTTGTAAAAGATGCAGAGGTAATCGGAACTACACTCGCAAAAGCTGCCACAGATCCCTCTATTTATGAAAAGGAATATGATCTCGTTATTATAGACGAGGTAAGCATGGCATATATTCCGCAAGTTGCATTCGCAGTTTCTTTAGGTAAAAAGAGCATTGTATGTGGTGATTTTAAACAGCTTCCACCCATTGCACATGCCAATCACCCTCTAGTAAATGAATGGTTAAAAGAGGATGTGTTTCATAAGTCTGGAGTTGTAGAGGGGTTGAAAGAGGGGGCTTTGCATCCTCATTTATTTTTGCTATCTGAACAAAGGAGAATGCATCCTGACATCTCCGCATTTACAAACCAATTTGTATATTTTGGTATGGTAAAAGATTACAAAAGTATGTACACCGTAAGAGAGCCGATCGCAAATAGAGCTCCATTTCCAAAGATGGCGTCGATCTTATTAGATACGAGCCATATGGGGGAGTATTGTATGCGTTCCACGTCAGGATCACGATTTAATTTGTTGCAGGTTTTGCTCTCATTTCAAGTCATTCATGAATTATTTGTGGGTGGTTCTAAAAATATAGGGTATACGACTCCGTACCGTGCCCAAGCAGAACTGATGGATACACTGTTACAAGATTTATACAATCAACAGCTTCAGAATGGGGAGATTCTATCTGCAACGGTACACAAATTTCAAGGAAGTGAAAGGGAAGTAATGGTTTTTGATACGGTTGATTCGTTTCCTGAGAGTAGGCCGAGCATGTTATTAACCGGCAAAGAGAGTGAGAGGTTAATTAATGTGGCAGTGACAAGGACAAAGGGAAAATTTGTTCATCTTGCTAACCGAAATTACATAAAACAGAAGGTATACCGAGATAAAACGATTCGAAAGTTAGTAGAATTTCAGGAAAGTACGAATCAGCTTATCACTTCTGGGCAAATAGGTAACTGGATAAAAAATCAACATGAAGAAGTAACCTGGATGCATGCAAAAAAGCTTGAGAAATTGATGAGCGATGTAAGGTCAGCCAAATCTGAAATTCTCGTTTCTCTCCCAGAAGGAAAAGTATTATCAGATGAGTGGAACCGGCTTCTACAAGGCTCCTCCGTTAAGCTAATATTTAGACAAGAAGAGAAACAACCACCGTTTCCTTTTGTCATGGTTGATAACAAAATACTCTGGCTTGGAGTCCCTTATGAAGCTGCCAATGGAACATTGCCACCATATATATCTGTCCGGGTCCATTCAGAGAGACTTTGCACCTATTTTTTATCACAGTTATAG
- a CDS encoding MerR family transcriptional regulator: MNTSSVAKQLGVSSSTVKRWVKQLKLNLEKNDMGHFTYQQEDIDLLMTYKEQQNEALLVYNEIAAGKDYLRRGSVHASIVDENTVLLNRIKCLESIVQSKADQVVEYQILQHRREMEEMQATLEKLEERIRLLETQQVPHSSLITPSEQPINIKPRRKKKQSILQSVFRSSTQHSS; the protein is encoded by the coding sequence ATGAATACGAGTTCGGTTGCTAAACAATTAGGAGTTTCTTCAAGTACCGTAAAACGTTGGGTAAAACAATTAAAACTAAACTTAGAGAAAAATGATATGGGGCATTTCACCTACCAACAAGAAGACATTGACCTATTAATGACTTATAAGGAACAGCAAAACGAAGCTTTACTCGTTTACAATGAAATTGCGGCTGGTAAAGACTATTTACGAAGAGGCTCAGTTCATGCATCCATTGTTGATGAAAATACGGTTCTTCTAAATCGTATCAAATGTCTAGAGTCCATTGTTCAGTCAAAGGCGGACCAGGTCGTGGAATATCAAATACTCCAACATCGGAGAGAAATGGAGGAAATGCAAGCTACCCTTGAAAAACTTGAAGAGAGAATTCGATTATTAGAAACACAACAAGTACCTCATTCATCCCTTATTACCCCTTCCGAACAACCCATAAATATAAAGCCTCGAAGAAAGAAAAAACAGAGTATCCTACAAAGTGTTTTCCGTTCTTCAACCCAACACAGTTCTTAG
- a CDS encoding ring-cleaving dioxygenase, translating to MEQLLPLKGQHHVSAITANAKGNYEFYTKTLGLRLVKKTVNQDDTSVYHLFYADERGNPGTDLTFFEIPHAGQTRYGTNSISTTSLRVPSDSAIQYWKERFDSLGVEYEEQKVYERLSLTFKDFEGQRLMLVSDENNHGVEGGRPWEKSPVPVEHAIIGLGPVMLTVAKLESTSMILTRVLGFREVGTYMIQEKKVTVFETGLGGTGAEIHVLEESGLPVERPGRGSVHHVAFRVENEEQLRKWVQYLKELRIPSSGFVERYYFKSLYFREANGILFELATDGPGFEGDESFENLGERLALPPYFEAQRSSIEAKLKPLDTKE from the coding sequence ATGGAGCAGTTATTACCTTTAAAAGGACAACACCATGTATCCGCCATAACAGCTAATGCAAAGGGAAATTATGAATTTTATACAAAAACACTCGGTTTACGTCTTGTGAAGAAAACCGTAAACCAAGATGATACGTCTGTCTATCATTTATTTTATGCAGATGAACGAGGGAATCCAGGTACCGATTTGACGTTTTTTGAAATACCTCATGCAGGCCAAACAAGATACGGTACAAACAGTATTTCAACCACTTCTCTACGTGTTCCATCAGATTCTGCGATTCAGTATTGGAAGGAAAGATTTGATTCCTTAGGTGTAGAATATGAGGAGCAAAAGGTATACGAAAGATTATCTCTTACATTTAAGGATTTTGAAGGACAAAGATTGATGCTTGTATCAGACGAGAATAATCATGGTGTTGAAGGGGGAAGGCCTTGGGAAAAAAGTCCAGTTCCCGTTGAACACGCAATTATAGGATTGGGTCCTGTGATGTTGACGGTAGCAAAGCTTGAATCCACATCTATGATATTAACTCGGGTTTTAGGATTCAGGGAAGTAGGAACCTATATGATACAAGAAAAGAAAGTGACAGTATTTGAAACCGGGTTAGGAGGAACCGGAGCCGAAATACATGTCCTTGAAGAGTCAGGTCTTCCTGTGGAAAGACCAGGACGTGGAAGTGTTCACCACGTAGCTTTTCGAGTGGAAAATGAAGAACAATTGAGAAAGTGGGTTCAGTATTTAAAAGAGTTGCGAATCCCTAGCTCAGGATTTGTAGAAAGATATTACTTTAAGTCTTTATATTTTCGAGAAGCTAATGGAATCCTATTCGAATTAGCGACGGATGGTCCAGGGTTTGAGGGGGATGAATCGTTTGAGAATCTTGGAGAACGTCTCGCTCTTCCTCCATATTTTGAAGCGCAAAGAAGCAGTATAGAAGCGAAATTAAAGCCGTTAGATACAAAAGAATAA
- a CDS encoding oxidoreductase, which produces MGKKIAVVTGASSGFGMLTSIELAKQNYYVVATMRNVDKKLALLERAGEARVTQLVEVFPLDVTNDHSLLVFKEKLRELGRVDVLVNNAGYAGAGFSEEIPIEEYRQQFETNVFGAISVTQLCLPYMREQRNGKIINVSSISGRVGFPGLSPYVASKHALEGWSESLRLEVGPFGIDVVLVEPGSFQTSIWSSGKHITDKSLQTHSPYFSYMKKLSLHLEKGEASYGDPLEVANLITEICKQSSTNLRYPIGKGVRFTLFVKNCLPWRLWERMVMKKIE; this is translated from the coding sequence ATCGGTAAAAAAATAGCTGTTGTTACAGGTGCATCAAGTGGTTTTGGCATGCTAACAAGTATTGAGCTAGCTAAACAGAATTATTATGTAGTTGCGACAATGAGAAATGTAGATAAAAAGTTAGCTTTACTAGAGAGGGCAGGAGAAGCAAGGGTTACACAACTTGTAGAGGTCTTTCCTTTGGATGTAACAAACGACCATTCTTTACTAGTATTTAAAGAGAAACTTAGAGAGCTTGGTCGAGTAGATGTGTTAGTCAATAACGCAGGTTATGCTGGCGCTGGATTTTCTGAAGAGATACCGATCGAAGAGTATCGGCAGCAGTTTGAAACGAATGTGTTCGGAGCGATTTCTGTCACACAATTATGCCTTCCTTATATGCGAGAACAGAGGAACGGGAAAATTATTAATGTTAGCAGTATTAGTGGAAGAGTTGGTTTTCCGGGGCTATCACCCTATGTAGCGTCCAAGCATGCGTTAGAGGGCTGGAGCGAGAGCTTAAGATTGGAGGTAGGACCTTTTGGTATTGATGTGGTGTTAGTGGAACCCGGTTCTTTTCAAACGAGTATTTGGTCGTCTGGAAAGCATATAACAGATAAATCATTGCAGACGCATTCACCCTATTTTTCTTATATGAAAAAACTATCGTTACATCTGGAAAAGGGAGAAGCCTCATATGGCGACCCATTAGAGGTAGCTAACCTCATTACAGAAATCTGCAAACAATCCTCGACTAATCTAAGGTACCCAATTGGAAAGGGAGTAAGATTTACTTTGTTCGTAAAGAACTGTCTTCCATGGCGACTTTGGGAGCGAATGGTAATGAAAAAAATAGAGTAG
- a CDS encoding glycosyltransferase family 2 protein: MNPTNVTIVVPCYNEEEILHKTFSELSNLLTSMVDDGLISPKSKILFVDDGSKDQTWKLIYKETLKNGMIKGVKLSRNVGHQNALLAGIHIATESSDAIITIDADLQDDIYVMREFIEQYQMGYEVIYGVREKRDSDTFFKRFTAESFYKLMNKMGVELIYNHADYRLLSKRAAEYLQGFEEVNMFLRGIIPLLGFQSTKVFYERKERTAGETKYPLRKMLSFAFNGITSFSVTPIRLVLVGGLVSFFISLFFALYFLSLKFFGNTELGWTSLITSIWLIGGLQLIAIGLIGEYIGKIYKESKRRPKYIVDIDMFKLPLGRNFALEEGQELFKDDHIPIPSLSEYNN, translated from the coding sequence TTGAATCCAACAAATGTAACGATCGTTGTACCTTGTTACAATGAAGAAGAAATATTACATAAAACCTTTTCTGAGTTATCCAACTTGTTGACTAGTATGGTAGATGATGGGCTAATTTCTCCTAAGAGTAAGATACTGTTTGTAGATGACGGTAGTAAAGATCAAACATGGAAACTAATTTATAAAGAAACGTTAAAAAACGGAATGATTAAGGGAGTCAAACTGTCTAGAAATGTGGGTCATCAAAATGCCTTATTAGCCGGAATTCACATAGCAACAGAGTCATCGGACGCAATTATTACGATTGATGCGGATTTACAGGACGATATTTATGTTATGCGGGAGTTTATCGAGCAATATCAGATGGGATATGAAGTTATCTACGGTGTAAGAGAGAAACGTGATTCAGATACATTCTTTAAAAGATTTACTGCTGAATCATTCTATAAGTTAATGAACAAAATGGGAGTAGAGCTTATTTATAATCATGCGGACTATCGTTTATTGAGTAAGCGTGCAGCAGAGTACCTACAAGGATTTGAAGAAGTGAATATGTTTTTAAGAGGAATTATTCCGCTCCTTGGTTTTCAATCTACAAAGGTTTTCTATGAAAGAAAAGAACGAACAGCAGGTGAGACTAAATATCCATTACGTAAAATGCTATCGTTTGCATTTAATGGAATTACTTCCTTTTCAGTTACTCCGATTCGGTTAGTCCTCGTTGGAGGTTTAGTATCTTTTTTTATCAGTCTTTTCTTTGCACTTTATTTTCTAAGTTTAAAGTTTTTTGGAAATACAGAGCTTGGCTGGACTTCCCTAATCACATCTATTTGGCTGATTGGTGGTCTTCAATTAATCGCTATTGGTTTAATCGGGGAATATATCGGAAAAATATACAAAGAATCCAAACGCCGTCCAAAATACATCGTTGATATTGATATGTTCAAGCTGCCACTCGGACGAAACTTTGCGCTTGAAGAGGGTCAAGAGTTGTTCAAGGATGACCATATTCCAATTCCAAGCCTATCTGAATATAACAATTAA